CTGGTTAGAACGCCAGGTTGTGGCCCTGGAGGTCATCGGTTCGAATCCGATAGCCCACCCCAATTTTCAAAATCGGCCGTGGCGGCCAGAAGCCGCCACGGCAAAGTGTATTCAAAACGCAGGGTTTTCGCCGCCAGCCGGAAGTTCGAGCCGATCTTTTTGGCTGTTTCTTTGAGGGATTCTAAATTTCCATTGGCCGCCACCTGATGGGCCTGGTGAGCCGCTTCCAGGAATTCCCGGCAAGGTTCGAGCCAACCGATTGCCCCCTGCTCTAACTGCTTCAATTTCTCCTCCAACCCAACCTTGGATTTGAGCAGGGCCTCTTTTTTGGTCTGATATTCTGCCTTTTCGATAAGCCCCTCTAAATGGGCATCCAAAAGCCGATCGAGCTTGACCTGGAGTTCAGGGAGCTTCTCAGCAAGCTCGATCTTCATTTCGGCAATCGGTTGGCTCGTTGTGTCCCGCTCCTTGGCCCATTCGGCCAGCATCTTTTGAAAGACAGGGGGAGGCAGAGCGACCTTGGAAATCCCGGCTTGGATTTGCTGAACCAGATTTTCCTCACGGACATACGGTTCAGCACATGACTCTCTTTTCTT
The Deltaproteobacteria bacterium genome window above contains:
- a CDS encoding recombinase zinc beta ribbon domain-containing protein; translated protein: MFLIGNFLGLASCSACGCSITAERQKGHHYYRCTKKRESCAEPYVREENLVQQIQAGISKVALPPPVFQKMLAEWAKERDTTSQPIAEMKIELAEKLPELQVKLDRLLDAHLEGLIEKAEYQTKKEALLKSKVGLEEKLKQLEQGAIGWLEPCREFLEAAHQAHQVAANGNLESLKETAKKIGSNFRLAAKTLRFEYTLPWRLLAATADFENWGGLSDSNR